The Xylocopa sonorina isolate GNS202 chromosome 17, iyXylSono1_principal, whole genome shotgun sequence genome includes a region encoding these proteins:
- the LOC143431365 gene encoding uncharacterized protein LOC143431365 — protein sequence MGFIVATINKDCADWARSCIPCQRAKASRHVTTPPKNLELPRTHFEYIHMNIVGALPISRGFRELIPLTGATYFVATVYYPEVNGMVERLHRQIMVAIKYHQAVAWVEVMPIVLLAQLVYGKNSRLPGELVETKATTSSTSSFAIRLRHQMQQLRPILGTWHGSRNTFTRNDLHTKQQLFLRHNGTRYPLQVLPAPVQNSTREARTTHELVSPINRSHRFSDRYHRSD from the exons ATGGGATTTATTGTA GCGACCATCAATAAGGATTGCGCTGATTGGGCTAGATCCTGCATTCCGTGCCAACGAGCAAAGGCGTCGAGGCACGTTACAACACCGCCCAAAAACTTAGAACTCCCAAGAACACACTTCGAGTACATCCATATGAACATAGTCGGTGCATTACCTATCTCAAGAGGATTCAG GGAACTAATACCCCTGACAGGAGCAACTTATTTCGTTGCCACGGTGTATTATCCGGAAGTAAACGGCATGGTGGAAAGGCTCCACCGACAAATAATGGTCGCCATAAAATATCATCAAGCAGTGGCATGGGTAGAGGTTATGCCGATCGTGCTTCTGG CGCAACTTGTATACGGTAAAAATAGCCGGCTGCCAGGCGAGCTTGTCGAAACGAAGGCCACGACTTCCAGCACGTCCAGCTTCGCAATCCGTCTAAGACATCAGATGCAGCAGTTACGGCCAATTCTCGGAACCTGGCACGGATCGAGGAATACATTTACACGCAATGACTTACACACAAAGCAACAGTTATTCCTCCGTCATAATGGAACAAGATACCCATTACAAGTACTCCCGGCGCCGGTCCAGAACTCAACTAGGGAGGCTCGCACAACACACGAGCTG GTCTCGCCGATTAATCGATCTCACCGCTTTTCGGACAGATATCACAGATCGGATTAA